A region of Natribaculum luteum DNA encodes the following proteins:
- a CDS encoding NAD-dependent succinate-semialdehyde dehydrogenase, translated as MSIESVDPATGEVLDRYESESADERDDLLERASETFAEWRDVDVVERCRLLENAADVLRENVDEYAELMTAEMGKPIAQSRSEVEKCAWVCSYYAEHAPEFLADEVVAGESDARTVVAYQPLGSVLAIMPWNFPFWQVFRFAAPNLAAGNVGVLKHASNVPGCARAIEDVFAEAGFPDGAFTSLLVGSSEVAEIIEDERIAAVTLTGSSGAGRSVAQTAGSELKKTVLELGGSDPFVVLEDAPMERTVEKAAQARLLNSGQSCIAAKRFIVVEDVYDEFVERFVEELDAWTVGDPTDEETGIGPQAREDLMEDLAEQVDETVEQGAEVELGGEPMDREGAFYPPTVLTEIPEGSPADTEELFGPVASVFRVADEDEALETANDTRFGLGASVWTEDVARGEAFARGFEAGCCFVNEIVKSDPRLPFGGVKESGYGRELAHHGIREFVNAKTIWVQHGAGEDEGLVE; from the coding sequence ATGTCGATCGAAAGCGTCGATCCTGCGACTGGGGAGGTCCTCGACAGGTACGAGTCGGAGTCGGCAGACGAACGGGACGACCTGCTCGAGCGGGCGAGCGAGACGTTCGCGGAGTGGCGCGACGTCGATGTCGTCGAGCGATGTCGACTGCTCGAGAACGCGGCCGACGTGCTCCGGGAGAACGTCGACGAATACGCCGAGTTGATGACCGCGGAGATGGGCAAGCCGATCGCACAGAGCCGCTCGGAGGTAGAGAAGTGCGCGTGGGTCTGCTCGTACTACGCCGAACACGCCCCCGAGTTCCTCGCGGACGAGGTCGTCGCCGGCGAGTCCGACGCCCGGACGGTCGTCGCCTACCAGCCGCTGGGCTCCGTGCTCGCGATCATGCCCTGGAACTTCCCGTTCTGGCAGGTGTTTCGCTTCGCCGCGCCGAACCTCGCGGCGGGTAACGTCGGGGTGCTGAAACACGCCTCGAACGTCCCCGGCTGTGCGCGGGCCATCGAGGACGTCTTCGCGGAGGCGGGCTTCCCCGACGGGGCGTTCACCAGCCTGCTCGTCGGCTCGAGCGAGGTCGCCGAGATCATCGAGGACGAGCGGATCGCCGCCGTCACGCTCACCGGCAGCAGCGGTGCGGGCCGGTCGGTCGCACAGACGGCGGGAAGTGAACTGAAGAAAACCGTCCTCGAACTGGGCGGCAGCGACCCCTTCGTCGTCCTCGAGGACGCGCCGATGGAGCGGACGGTCGAGAAAGCGGCGCAGGCTCGTCTGCTCAACTCCGGGCAGTCCTGTATCGCCGCAAAGCGCTTTATCGTGGTCGAGGACGTCTACGACGAGTTCGTCGAACGGTTCGTCGAGGAACTGGACGCCTGGACGGTGGGCGATCCGACGGACGAAGAGACGGGAATCGGCCCGCAGGCCCGCGAGGACCTGATGGAAGACCTCGCAGAGCAGGTCGACGAGACGGTCGAACAGGGGGCCGAGGTCGAACTCGGCGGCGAGCCGATGGACCGCGAGGGCGCGTTCTACCCGCCGACGGTGCTGACCGAGATCCCCGAGGGCTCGCCGGCCGACACAGAGGAACTGTTCGGCCCCGTCGCCTCGGTCTTCCGCGTCGCCGACGAAGACGAAGCGCTCGAGACGGCGAACGACACCCGCTTCGGGCTGGGCGCGAGCGTCTGGACCGAGGACGTAGCGCGCGGCGAGGCGTTCGCCCGCGGGTTCGAGGCTGGCTGTTGTTTCGTCAACGAGATCGTCAAGTCCGACCCGCGGCTGCCCTTCGGCGGCGTCAAGGAGTCGGGCTACGGTCGAGAACTCGCCCACCACGGCATCCGGGAGTTCGTGAACGCGAAGACCATCTGGGTCCAGCACGGTGCCGGCGAGGACGAGGGACTGGTCGAGTAG
- a CDS encoding DUF5658 family protein, whose protein sequence is MSVDGTHWHRQLNRGLDEMGGLERALWAAVAFSLVGDVATTFVGLHLGLVESNPLARSAIDGWGLLGMLALKAFAVGVGLVCWRFLPREARPIVPAALAVPWLVAVGINLYAIVTLT, encoded by the coding sequence ATGAGCGTCGACGGCACGCACTGGCACCGACAGCTAAATCGCGGACTCGACGAGATGGGTGGCCTCGAGCGGGCGCTCTGGGCTGCCGTCGCGTTCTCGCTGGTCGGTGACGTGGCGACCACGTTCGTCGGGTTGCACCTCGGGCTGGTCGAGTCGAATCCGCTCGCTCGAAGTGCGATCGACGGGTGGGGACTGCTGGGGATGCTCGCGCTGAAGGCGTTCGCGGTCGGCGTCGGCCTCGTGTGCTGGCGGTTCTTGCCCAGAGAAGCGCGACCGATCGTCCCCGCAGCGCTCGCCGTTCCCTGGCTGGTCGCCGTCGGGATCAACCTCTACGCCATCGTGACGCTGACCTGA
- a CDS encoding pyridoxamine 5'-phosphate oxidase family protein has protein sequence MTPAFTGQEKALSREECDEHLREQGTGVLSLASDGEAYSVPISFGYADDVVYFVFLGYAADSEKARFAEATDRACLVSYDVSGKFGWESIVVRGPLREVDDDEWDELVDAIEDNAWYPSLFSEADPQSQLRGFALSTEDVSGLADQRES, from the coding sequence ATGACTCCCGCATTCACCGGGCAGGAAAAAGCGCTGAGTCGCGAGGAGTGCGACGAACACCTCCGCGAACAGGGGACCGGTGTTCTTTCGCTCGCGAGCGACGGCGAGGCGTACTCGGTGCCGATCTCGTTTGGCTACGCGGACGACGTCGTCTACTTCGTCTTCCTCGGCTACGCGGCCGACAGCGAGAAGGCCCGATTCGCCGAGGCGACCGATCGGGCGTGTCTGGTGAGCTACGACGTATCCGGGAAGTTCGGCTGGGAGAGCATCGTCGTCAGAGGCCCACTCCGCGAGGTCGACGACGACGAGTGGGACGAACTCGTCGACGCCATCGAGGACAACGCCTGGTACCCGAGCCTGTTCTCGGAGGCCGATCCGCAGAGCCAGCTACGGGGGTTCGCGCTCTCGACCGAGGACGTCAGCGGCCTCGCCGACCAGCGCGAATCGTGA
- a CDS encoding GNAT family N-acetyltransferase encodes MFPEHVETDRLHLERLSTETVDVDEYYEICSADPDIDEVTAFTPWDSHETPDETVAFLESRETAWADATAAEYVIRPRAGEAGAGEIAGACGLGIDWERRTGELGIWLRKRFWGRGYSGERAGALLELAFERLDLECIVVLVRVDNDRSLRAVERYVDRFGGSRDCVCRNELLTATGEPVDAVRYAITRDAYADADDQVSVTMA; translated from the coding sequence CTGTTTCCAGAGCACGTCGAGACGGATCGTCTCCACCTCGAGCGGCTGTCGACGGAGACTGTCGACGTCGACGAGTACTACGAGATCTGTTCGGCCGACCCGGACATCGACGAGGTCACCGCGTTCACGCCCTGGGATTCCCACGAGACACCCGACGAGACCGTCGCGTTCCTCGAGTCGCGAGAGACGGCGTGGGCGGACGCGACGGCGGCGGAGTACGTGATTCGCCCACGGGCAGGCGAGGCCGGTGCAGGCGAAATCGCGGGCGCGTGCGGTCTCGGAATCGACTGGGAGCGACGGACTGGCGAACTCGGCATCTGGCTACGCAAGCGGTTCTGGGGCCGTGGCTACTCGGGCGAGCGCGCCGGGGCGCTCCTGGAACTCGCGTTCGAACGGCTCGACCTCGAGTGTATCGTCGTGCTCGTCCGAGTCGACAACGACCGGTCGCTCCGCGCTGTCGAACGCTACGTCGATCGGTTCGGCGGAAGCCGCGACTGCGTGTGCAGAAACGAACTGCTCACGGCTACTGGCGAACCGGTCGACGCCGTCAGGTACGCGATCACACGCGACGCGTACGCGGACGCCGACGATCAGGTCAGCGTCACGATGGCGTAG
- a CDS encoding HpcH/HpaI aldolase/citrate lyase family protein, protein MVRRSVMFTPGDRPEMLQKAPDAGADVVVFDLEDAISPGQKANARETVREVLADPAFDPDCEVCLRVNPVGLGAEDDLEAVLGEGDGRLDSVMLPKAESAADVDRLVSHLSGYDAVVPVLALVESARGVLEADAIAAVDATDALVFGAEDLAADVGATRTSDGLEVLYGRERVVTAAAANDCAAIDTVFTDFGDEEGLIEATEFAIQLGYDGKMAIHPDQVEPINEAFTPDPEELEWARAVLEGKREADAEGRGVFEVDGEMIDAPLIAQAERIVERADAANADQI, encoded by the coding sequence ATGGTTCGCAGAAGCGTCATGTTCACGCCCGGAGATCGTCCGGAGATGCTGCAGAAAGCACCCGACGCAGGCGCCGACGTCGTGGTCTTCGACCTCGAGGACGCCATCTCCCCGGGGCAGAAGGCGAACGCACGGGAGACCGTCCGCGAGGTGCTCGCCGATCCCGCGTTCGACCCCGACTGTGAGGTCTGCCTGCGGGTCAATCCGGTCGGTCTCGGGGCCGAGGACGACCTCGAGGCCGTCCTCGGCGAGGGCGACGGTCGCCTCGACAGCGTCATGCTGCCGAAAGCCGAGTCCGCCGCCGACGTCGACCGTCTCGTGAGCCACCTGTCCGGGTACGACGCCGTCGTTCCCGTCCTCGCGCTCGTCGAGAGCGCTCGCGGCGTCCTCGAGGCCGATGCGATCGCGGCCGTCGACGCGACCGACGCGCTCGTCTTCGGGGCCGAAGATCTGGCCGCAGACGTCGGCGCGACCCGAACCAGCGACGGACTCGAGGTCCTCTACGGGCGCGAGCGGGTCGTCACTGCAGCCGCCGCCAACGACTGTGCGGCGATCGACACCGTCTTCACCGACTTCGGTGACGAGGAGGGGCTGATCGAGGCGACGGAGTTCGCGATCCAGCTCGGCTACGACGGCAAGATGGCGATCCACCCCGACCAGGTCGAGCCGATCAACGAGGCGTTTACGCCCGATCCCGAGGAACTCGAGTGGGCACGGGCCGTCCTCGAGGGGAAACGCGAGGCGGACGCCGAAGGCCGGGGCGTCTTCGAGGTCGACGGTGAGATGATCGACGCGCCGCTGATCGCACAGGCCGAGCGGATCGTCGAACGCGCCGACGCAGCCAACGCCGATCAGATATAA
- a CDS encoding GNAT family N-acetyltransferase — MGSLFPETIETDRLRLEAIHDVVDPLEYYEICSADPDIDEVTTYLTWDPHETPKETLEFLETVAEKYENGDGGSYLIRPREGEDGAGEIAGDAGFDVDWDRQTMTLGVWLRKRFWGRGYSGERAAALMYLAFERLDLELVAVTAHVDNEKSNRAIERYTEAHGGGRDGLLRNWRVQDGDPVDCYRYSVSREEWRANPTDVSVAVHD; from the coding sequence ATGGGCAGTCTCTTCCCCGAAACGATCGAGACGGATCGGCTGCGACTCGAGGCGATCCACGACGTCGTCGATCCGCTCGAGTACTACGAGATCTGTTCGGCCGATCCGGACATCGACGAGGTCACGACGTACCTCACGTGGGATCCACACGAAACGCCGAAGGAGACGCTCGAGTTTCTCGAGACGGTCGCCGAAAAATACGAGAACGGCGACGGTGGCTCGTACCTGATCCGACCGCGAGAGGGCGAAGACGGTGCTGGTGAGATCGCCGGCGACGCCGGGTTCGACGTCGACTGGGACCGACAGACGATGACACTCGGCGTCTGGCTGCGCAAGCGGTTCTGGGGTCGGGGGTACTCCGGCGAGCGCGCCGCCGCGCTGATGTATCTCGCGTTCGAACGGCTCGATCTCGAACTGGTCGCCGTCACTGCCCACGTCGACAACGAGAAGTCGAACAGGGCGATCGAGCGATACACCGAGGCACACGGCGGCGGTCGAGATGGCCTGCTTCGCAACTGGCGAGTGCAAGACGGCGACCCGGTCGACTGCTACCGGTACAGCGTCTCGCGAGAGGAGTGGCGTGCGAACCCGACGGACGTGAGCGTCGCCGTCCACGACTGA
- a CDS encoding PH domain-containing protein, whose protein sequence is MTDRTPVTDDAALESTVETPAWLTLGDDEAIRWDGRPRIQSSYPWLAIGVLGVVVAGLAIGMDGVPIVVAAIGPIALVPAGWGYLSVARTAFVVTTESAYVRTGVLGTRVTTATLERVQNSSFEQHALGRLVGYGTITVDTAGGDGEELRFWNVENPQTVRALIDEHVDRARGGTVPGTLEQWEAVLTEVRGWRERVEDG, encoded by the coding sequence ATGACCGATCGAACGCCCGTAACCGACGATGCGGCGCTCGAGTCGACCGTCGAGACGCCGGCGTGGCTCACGCTCGGCGACGACGAGGCGATTCGCTGGGACGGTCGCCCGCGAATCCAGTCGTCGTATCCCTGGCTCGCGATCGGCGTCCTCGGCGTCGTCGTGGCGGGACTCGCGATCGGGATGGACGGCGTCCCGATCGTCGTCGCCGCGATCGGGCCGATCGCACTCGTCCCCGCTGGCTGGGGGTATCTCAGCGTCGCCCGGACCGCGTTCGTCGTCACCACCGAGTCGGCGTACGTGCGAACCGGTGTCCTCGGAACGCGCGTGACGACCGCCACACTCGAGCGGGTCCAGAACAGTTCGTTCGAACAGCACGCCCTGGGGCGGCTCGTCGGCTACGGCACGATCACTGTCGATACTGCAGGCGGCGACGGTGAGGAACTCCGGTTCTGGAACGTGGAGAACCCACAGACCGTCCGAGCGCTGATCGACGAACACGTCGACCGCGCTCGGGGCGGGACGGTACCGGGGACGCTCGAGCAGTGGGAGGCAGTGCTCACGGAGGTTCGGGGGTGGCGCGAGCGCGTCGAGGACGGTTGA
- a CDS encoding universal stress protein yields the protein MSRLIERVLIPTDDSDGALSGARRGIALASQIGADVHVLSVVEVGHRPPEYDDELLSSLEARADEAVETVARMVRDHDEAIDVTTAVRRGTPFQSIREYANRREIDIVVMGTKGRTGVDRILLGSVTENVLRTARTPVLAVPPNADAPAIDDVAFDRVLLPTDGSDGAEIAAEWGIALAARLESTVHALSALDTSPFSAVGDTDEVPEALEARAEAAVESVRKRADDADVDASGSIETGPPTDVILASATDHDVDLIVMGTHGRTGIGQWFLGSATENVVRQADVPVFCVPVSAESP from the coding sequence ATGAGCCGGCTCATCGAGCGGGTGCTGATACCGACGGACGACAGCGACGGAGCCCTCTCGGGGGCGAGACGCGGGATCGCACTCGCGTCGCAGATCGGCGCCGACGTGCACGTCCTCTCGGTCGTCGAGGTCGGGCACCGGCCGCCCGAGTACGACGACGAACTGCTCTCGTCGCTCGAGGCGCGGGCGGACGAGGCGGTCGAGACGGTCGCGAGAATGGTTCGCGATCACGACGAGGCGATCGACGTCACGACTGCAGTCAGGCGCGGCACCCCGTTTCAGTCGATCAGGGAGTACGCCAACCGACGCGAGATCGACATCGTCGTCATGGGAACGAAGGGAAGGACCGGGGTCGACCGGATCCTGCTCGGCAGCGTCACCGAGAACGTCCTCCGGACCGCCCGGACGCCCGTCCTCGCGGTTCCTCCGAACGCGGACGCACCCGCGATCGACGACGTGGCGTTCGACCGGGTCCTCCTGCCGACGGACGGCAGCGATGGGGCCGAGATCGCGGCCGAGTGGGGGATCGCCCTCGCAGCGCGCCTCGAGTCGACTGTTCACGCGCTGTCTGCCCTCGATACGAGTCCCTTTTCGGCGGTCGGAGACACGGACGAGGTCCCCGAGGCGCTCGAGGCGCGGGCGGAAGCGGCGGTCGAGTCCGTCCGGAAGCGCGCCGACGATGCGGACGTGGACGCCTCCGGATCGATCGAGACTGGCCCGCCGACGGACGTGATCCTCGCGTCCGCGACCGACCACGACGTCGACCTGATCGTCATGGGCACCCACGGCAGGACGGGGATCGGACAGTGGTTCCTGGGGAGCGCCACGGAGAACGTCGTTCGTCAGGCCGACGTCCCGGTGTTTTGCGTCCCCGTCAGCGCCGAGTCGCCGTGA
- the gdhB gene encoding glutamate dehydrogenase GdhB yields the protein MASTEPAHEPEEETAVETARRQLERAAAHLDVDEGVIERLRHPTSVYQITIPLERDDGTREMYTGYRAHHDNVRGPYKGGIRYHPDVTQKECVGLSMWMTWKCAVMDIPFGGGKGGVVVDPKDLSQTEKERLTRRMAEELRPVIGPMTDIPAPDMGTDPQTMAWFMDAYSMQEGETQPGVVTGKPPVIGGSYGREEAPGRSVGIITREILEYYDRDVAETTVAVQGFGSVGANAARYLDDLGADVVAVSDVDGAIYDPDGLDTNDVEGHDERPGMVSGYDAPETLTNEELLTLDVDVLIPAAIGNVLTAENARDVQADIVVEGANGPTTSTADQIFEERGIPVVPDIVANAGGVTVSYFEWLQDINRRKWTLERVNEELETEMLRAWDAIRVEYESRDVTWRDAAYIVALSRIAEAHDVRGLWP from the coding sequence ATGGCATCTACTGAACCCGCTCACGAGCCGGAAGAGGAGACCGCAGTCGAGACAGCCCGTCGCCAGCTCGAGCGTGCGGCAGCCCACCTCGACGTCGACGAGGGCGTCATCGAACGCCTGCGCCACCCGACGTCCGTCTACCAGATCACGATTCCGCTCGAACGCGACGACGGAACGCGCGAGATGTATACGGGGTATCGTGCCCACCACGACAACGTCCGCGGGCCGTACAAGGGGGGCATCCGCTACCACCCCGACGTTACCCAGAAAGAGTGCGTCGGCCTCTCGATGTGGATGACCTGGAAGTGTGCCGTGATGGACATTCCATTCGGCGGCGGAAAAGGCGGCGTCGTGGTCGACCCGAAAGACCTGAGCCAGACGGAGAAAGAGCGACTCACCCGCCGAATGGCCGAAGAACTGCGACCCGTGATCGGCCCGATGACGGACATTCCCGCGCCCGACATGGGGACCGACCCACAGACGATGGCGTGGTTCATGGACGCCTACTCGATGCAAGAAGGCGAGACCCAGCCGGGCGTCGTCACCGGCAAGCCGCCGGTCATCGGCGGCAGCTACGGTCGCGAGGAGGCACCCGGACGGAGCGTCGGGATCATCACACGCGAGATCCTCGAGTACTACGACCGCGACGTCGCCGAGACGACCGTCGCCGTCCAGGGTTTCGGGAGCGTCGGCGCCAACGCCGCGCGCTACCTCGACGACCTCGGTGCAGACGTCGTCGCCGTTTCGGACGTCGACGGAGCCATCTACGACCCCGACGGTCTCGACACGAACGACGTCGAGGGCCACGACGAGCGACCAGGGATGGTTTCGGGGTACGACGCCCCCGAGACGCTCACGAACGAGGAACTGCTCACCCTGGACGTCGACGTGCTCATCCCGGCCGCGATCGGCAACGTCCTGACCGCCGAGAACGCCCGCGACGTCCAGGCCGACATCGTCGTCGAGGGCGCGAACGGGCCGACGACCTCGACCGCAGATCAGATCTTCGAGGAGCGTGGCATCCCCGTCGTCCCGGACATCGTCGCTAACGCCGGCGGCGTCACCGTCTCGTACTTCGAGTGGCTCCAGGACATCAACCGCCGCAAGTGGACCCTGGAGCGGGTCAACGAGGAACTCGAGACCGAGATGCTGCGGGCCTGGGACGCCATCCGCGTGGAGTACGAGTCTCGGGACGTCACCTGGCGTGACGCCGCGTACATCGTCGCGCTCTCACGGATCGCCGAGGCTCACGACGTACGCGGTCTCTGGCCGTAG
- a CDS encoding glycosyltransferase produces the protein MHPPPLPDRSIEAYAAVTESERLERLRKLAATIGDARILHVNSTATGGGVAELLRSIVPLCRDLGLDDNWLVMDAGDDFFEVTKAIHNGLQGSGSPLTEEMVATYRDVNERNAAELEGTYDVVVVHDPQPLGMIESVREAMPEAEIVWRCHIDLTDPVEEYLTFVADDAERVDRAIFSRAAYGDAIDGPTKHVIHPSIDPLTAKNRSLDEATVTAECDRLDPLSFDAPLVTQVSRFDPWKDQFGTVEIYRRARESIPDLQLALVGAMAGDDPEGLELYERVAEETVDDPNVHVLTELPDEAVNVLQRRSDVVVQKSLREGFGLVVSEALWKRTPVVGSNVGGIPLQIEDGQNGYLVEPDDVSTAADRVVQLLEDDERRTTFGANAREHVREHFLLPRQLAELLAVFVEVLGRGS, from the coding sequence ATGCACCCGCCCCCGCTTCCGGACCGATCGATCGAGGCGTACGCGGCCGTGACGGAGAGCGAACGGCTCGAGCGGCTCCGAAAACTCGCCGCGACGATTGGAGACGCCCGCATCCTCCACGTCAACTCGACCGCGACCGGCGGCGGCGTCGCGGAACTGCTCCGGTCGATCGTGCCCCTCTGTCGCGACCTCGGCCTCGACGACAACTGGCTCGTGATGGACGCCGGCGACGACTTCTTCGAGGTGACGAAGGCGATCCACAACGGGCTCCAGGGGAGCGGGTCGCCGCTGACCGAGGAGATGGTGGCGACCTATCGCGACGTGAACGAGCGCAACGCGGCCGAACTCGAGGGGACGTACGACGTCGTCGTGGTCCACGATCCGCAACCGCTTGGCATGATCGAGTCGGTGCGCGAGGCGATGCCGGAGGCGGAGATCGTCTGGCGCTGTCACATCGACCTCACCGACCCGGTCGAGGAGTACCTGACGTTCGTCGCCGACGACGCCGAACGGGTCGATCGCGCGATCTTCAGCCGGGCGGCGTACGGGGACGCGATCGACGGTCCGACGAAGCACGTCATCCACCCGTCGATCGACCCGCTGACGGCGAAGAACCGGTCGCTCGACGAGGCGACGGTCACGGCCGAGTGCGACCGGCTTGACCCCCTCTCGTTCGACGCACCGCTCGTGACGCAGGTGTCGCGCTTCGATCCGTGGAAAGACCAGTTCGGCACCGTAGAGATCTACCGTCGCGCCCGCGAGTCGATTCCGGACCTCCAGCTGGCGCTGGTCGGCGCGATGGCCGGCGACGATCCAGAGGGGCTGGAGCTGTACGAACGGGTCGCCGAGGAGACGGTCGACGATCCGAACGTGCACGTGCTGACCGAACTGCCTGACGAGGCGGTGAACGTCCTGCAGCGCCGATCGGACGTCGTCGTCCAGAAGTCACTCCGCGAGGGGTTCGGCCTCGTCGTCTCGGAGGCACTCTGGAAGCGCACCCCGGTGGTCGGCTCGAACGTGGGCGGAATTCCGCTGCAGATCGAAGACGGCCAGAACGGGTACCTCGTCGAGCCGGACGACGTATCGACCGCCGCGGACCGCGTCGTACAGCTCCTCGAGGACGACGAGCGCCGGACGACGTTCGGCGCGAACGCTCGCGAGCACGTCCGCGAGCACTTCCTGCTCCCGCGACAGCTCGCCGAGTTGCTCGCCGTCTTCGTCGAGGTGCTGGGCCGCGGTTCGTGA
- a CDS encoding PH domain-containing protein, with translation MTAADGPAGDAADMDLEWLSLDDDEELLWASGPDRRTLIPAFAIGIPLSIVLVGIFIIVGEYLRVTNTNYVVTNRALYRKSGVLSRDVKRIDFGKVQNISYAQTALGNQFGYGTVEISTAGGSGVEMAFKSAPDPQDVQQLISERIKRERRDGDDERTKDDVLEEILTELRAIRAAVADERPAEAEPQVDDEPRRR, from the coding sequence GTGACTGCGGCGGACGGACCCGCCGGAGACGCGGCGGATATGGACCTCGAGTGGCTCTCGCTCGACGACGACGAGGAACTGCTCTGGGCCAGCGGTCCCGACCGGCGGACGCTCATCCCGGCGTTCGCCATCGGCATCCCCCTCTCGATCGTGCTGGTCGGGATCTTCATCATCGTCGGCGAGTACCTCCGGGTCACGAACACCAACTACGTCGTCACGAACCGCGCGCTCTACCGAAAGTCGGGCGTGCTCTCGAGGGACGTCAAACGCATCGACTTCGGGAAGGTCCAGAACATCTCCTACGCCCAGACCGCGCTTGGCAACCAGTTCGGGTACGGCACCGTCGAGATCAGCACAGCGGGCGGCTCCGGCGTCGAGATGGCGTTCAAGTCGGCCCCCGACCCGCAAGACGTCCAGCAGCTCATCAGCGAGCGGATCAAACGGGAGCGACGGGATGGAGACGACGAACGGACGAAAGACGACGTCCTCGAGGAGATTCTGACGGAGTTGCGGGCGATCCGTGCGGCCGTCGCCGACGAACGGCCGGCCGAAGCGGAGCCGCAAGTGGACGACGAACCGCGCCGACGATGA
- a CDS encoding ADP-dependent glucokinase/phosphofructokinase — protein MGEARTRLESAIEALSGLPVFVAYNANVDAIVRVDEELESFLERPSEPGTKPPPSPLDSKRDLATAITHTMAAGHGDEAAMTDDFATTLESELMPDDQQMGGQAGIMTNLLTSLGATPITFTYMVSKRQRSMFDHPDTVRYPIVEDGQVRYVPLEEFTNADRTKINWVFEFRTGDELFGVRAAADTRFIAASRPAAFDLHAGDLDETIDQVGAVVDGALLAGYHNLTPDHVEEGYEETHRHARDVIRRLRSGGDLDVHVEYAVTQDDDLRASMYEWILPEANVVGVDVHELNMLHDDAGLEVTGEKPTEETPFEANEILTHYRMLAALREELGVDSIQLHAMEYHLAVMDSYHPPEAVRRGLEFAAVNAATKAARGEITRPDDLETGLEYEPSTPGREAIELLADHVDESADDGVLCTPTVVACPNRVVDDPAGTVGIGDIVSSSSFVLELAIATDRDQSAT, from the coding sequence ATGGGCGAGGCACGCACGCGGCTCGAGTCAGCCATCGAGGCGCTTTCGGGCCTTCCGGTGTTCGTCGCGTACAACGCAAACGTCGACGCGATCGTCCGGGTCGACGAGGAACTCGAGTCGTTCCTGGAGCGGCCGTCCGAACCCGGGACGAAGCCGCCGCCGAGTCCGCTGGACTCGAAACGCGACCTCGCGACGGCGATCACTCACACGATGGCAGCCGGCCACGGCGACGAGGCAGCGATGACGGACGACTTCGCCACCACGCTCGAGTCGGAGTTGATGCCGGACGACCAGCAGATGGGCGGCCAGGCGGGGATCATGACGAACCTGCTGACCTCGCTCGGGGCAACGCCGATCACGTTCACGTACATGGTCTCGAAGCGCCAGCGGTCGATGTTCGACCATCCCGACACGGTCCGGTACCCCATCGTCGAGGACGGGCAGGTGCGTTACGTTCCCCTCGAGGAGTTCACCAACGCAGACCGAACCAAGATCAACTGGGTGTTCGAGTTCCGGACCGGAGACGAACTCTTCGGCGTGCGTGCCGCGGCGGACACCCGGTTCATCGCCGCCTCGAGACCGGCGGCGTTCGACCTACACGCCGGTGACCTCGACGAGACCATCGATCAGGTCGGTGCGGTCGTCGACGGCGCGTTGCTCGCGGGCTATCACAACCTCACCCCCGACCACGTCGAGGAGGGGTACGAAGAGACACACCGTCACGCGCGGGACGTCATCCGCCGGCTTCGATCCGGTGGCGACCTCGACGTGCACGTCGAGTACGCCGTGACGCAAGACGACGACCTCAGAGCGAGCATGTACGAGTGGATTCTGCCGGAGGCGAACGTCGTCGGCGTGGACGTACACGAACTCAACATGCTCCACGACGACGCGGGGCTCGAGGTGACGGGCGAGAAACCGACGGAAGAGACGCCGTTCGAGGCGAACGAGATCCTCACCCACTATCGAATGCTCGCCGCGCTCCGGGAGGAACTCGGCGTCGACAGCATCCAACTTCACGCGATGGAGTACCACCTCGCCGTGATGGACTCCTACCACCCTCCGGAAGCGGTCAGACGAGGACTCGAGTTCGCCGCCGTCAACGCCGCGACCAAGGCGGCACGCGGGGAGATCACGAGGCCCGACGACCTCGAGACGGGACTCGAGTACGAGCCGTCGACGCCCGGTCGCGAGGCGATCGAACTCCTGGCAGATCACGTCGACGAGTCGGCCGACGACGGCGTCCTCTGTACGCCGACGGTCGTCGCCTGTCCCAATCGCGTCGTCGACGACCCCGCGGGTACGGTCGGCATCGGCGACATCGTCTCGTCGTCGAGTTTCGTCCTCGAGCTAGCGATCGCTACCGACCGCGACCAGTCGGCGACGTAG